The following are encoded in a window of Sutcliffiella horikoshii genomic DNA:
- a CDS encoding putative DNA-binding protein, whose translation MLEKTTRMNYLYDFYQSLLTPKQRSYMSLYYLDDHSLGEIAEEYNISRQAVYDNIKRTEQMLEQYEEKLLLFQKFQERQKLLQQMKDEVDKAERPLYGQSLLALIESLEKLD comes from the coding sequence ATGCTTGAAAAAACAACGAGAATGAACTATCTATATGATTTCTATCAGTCGTTGTTAACACCAAAGCAACGAAGCTATATGTCTTTGTATTACTTAGATGATCACTCCCTTGGTGAGATAGCAGAGGAATATAACATAAGTCGTCAAGCAGTGTATGATAACATAAAACGTACAGAACAGATGCTTGAGCAATATGAAGAAAAGCTTTTGTTATTTCAAAAGTTTCAAGAGCGGCAGAAGCTTTTGCAGCAGATGAAAGATGAAGTCGATAAAGCGGAAAGACCGCTTTACGGCCAGTCTCTTTTAGCGCTGATCGAGTCGCTTGAGAAATTAGATTAG
- the smc gene encoding chromosome segregation protein SMC gives MYLKRLEVVGFKSFAEKISVDFVPGVTAVVGPNGSGKSNIIDAIRWVLGEQSAKSLRGSKMEDIIFAGSDSRRALNMAEVTLTLDNSNRILPIDYMEVSVTRRALRSGDSEFLINKQTCRLKDIVDLFMDSGLGKEAFSIISQGKVEEILSSKSEERRSIFEEAAGVLKYKSRKKKAESKLMDTQENLNRVSDILHELEGQVEPLKIQASIAKDYLEKKEELEQIEVGVTVHEIEELHQKWEQNSLEVKNSTEKELVLSSELSHKEATLEKYKDQVAALDESIDSLQQALLVASSELEKLEGRKEVLKERKKNATTNRAQLESSSVELAEFIDAQKKRLESEKLLLDTLRQELVLTEQQLKEKQVINEQFDQNIEGKIDALKSDYIELLNKQAAIRNEVSYLEQQEKQEGMKVTRLDEGNRKYVDLRANTQQKKDKVLTDHKQVQEELNQTVDRFRAEQANLEQFKQSYQKKETTLYQAYQFLQQTRARKEMLETMQGDFTGFFQGVKEILKARDENRLTGIKGAVAELIQVNQDVETAIEIALGSATQHIVVDNEQNARTSIQYLKTNGFGRATFLPMTVMKPRTLSDYQVNQISQHEAFVGLAASLVEYDKAYENIVNNLLGNIVIAKDLKGANALAGILQHRYRIVTLEGDVVNPGGSMTGGAVKQKSNSLLSRGRELDSISAKLEEMENKTALLEDQVKTLKKKIEEKESQVIELKGTGEELRYKEQQVASLLREVELEEKNVNEHLSLYDYEKQQLTISMKDALNKKAKLDVDLKTVGMQIAALDKEIAELNSLRLEQHANKENVQNELTQLKVDYAGKKEKLTNQSEKVDTIETDLKQATERLTDIKEDLSLLQSEMNDNSSGEQKLEVAAAEKLQDKNTTMKLIAERRAERLSYHEKVEQEELELKDLKRQYKQLTEVLKAEEVKMNRLDVELDNRLHHLREEYMLSFEAAKADYPLEMELEEARKKLKLIKLAIEELGTVNIAAIEEYDRVSERYTFLKVQKDDLQEAKDTLFQVIGEMDEEMKKRFETTFTNIRAHFHDVFRSLFGGGRADLVLTDPSDMLNTGVDIVAQPPGKKLQNLGLLSGGERALTAIALLFSILKVRPVPFCILDEVEAALDEANVHRFAQYLKQFSEETQFIVITHRKGTMVFSDVLYGVTMQESGVSKLVSVRLEESKELVK, from the coding sequence ATGTACCTCAAACGATTGGAAGTAGTAGGGTTTAAGTCGTTTGCTGAAAAAATATCCGTAGATTTCGTACCAGGTGTCACAGCCGTCGTAGGTCCGAATGGAAGCGGAAAAAGTAATATTATCGATGCCATCAGATGGGTGCTGGGAGAACAATCAGCCAAATCCCTCCGCGGTTCCAAAATGGAAGATATCATTTTTGCCGGCAGTGATAGCAGAAGAGCATTAAACATGGCAGAGGTTACACTGACACTTGATAACAGTAATCGCATCTTGCCGATAGATTATATGGAAGTGAGCGTTACACGAAGGGCGCTAAGGTCCGGTGACAGTGAATTCCTGATAAATAAACAAACCTGCAGATTAAAAGACATTGTTGACCTTTTCATGGATTCCGGTCTTGGGAAGGAAGCCTTTTCCATCATCAGCCAAGGTAAAGTGGAAGAAATCCTGAGCAGTAAATCAGAAGAGCGTCGAAGTATTTTTGAAGAAGCGGCCGGTGTGCTTAAGTACAAATCCAGAAAAAAGAAAGCCGAGAGTAAACTTATGGATACCCAAGAGAATCTGAACCGGGTATCAGATATTTTACATGAGCTGGAAGGACAAGTGGAGCCGTTAAAAATACAAGCATCCATTGCCAAAGATTATCTGGAAAAAAAAGAAGAGCTTGAACAAATAGAAGTAGGCGTGACGGTGCACGAAATAGAAGAACTTCATCAAAAATGGGAACAAAATTCTCTGGAAGTTAAAAACAGCACCGAAAAAGAGCTTGTTCTATCTTCTGAATTGAGCCACAAAGAAGCAACACTTGAAAAGTATAAGGACCAAGTGGCGGCGTTGGATGAATCCATTGATTCTTTGCAACAGGCACTTTTAGTGGCTAGTTCGGAGCTGGAGAAACTTGAAGGAAGAAAAGAAGTTTTGAAGGAGCGGAAGAAGAACGCTACGACAAACCGTGCCCAATTGGAAAGTTCATCGGTGGAGCTTGCTGAATTTATTGATGCTCAAAAGAAAAGATTGGAAAGCGAAAAACTTCTTTTAGATACCCTTCGTCAAGAATTGGTATTAACAGAGCAACAACTTAAGGAAAAACAAGTGATCAACGAACAATTTGACCAAAATATCGAAGGAAAAATAGACGCTTTAAAAAGTGATTATATTGAACTTCTAAATAAACAGGCAGCAATCCGTAACGAAGTTTCTTACTTGGAGCAGCAAGAAAAGCAAGAAGGCATGAAAGTAACCCGTCTTGACGAGGGAAACCGGAAGTATGTCGATTTAAGGGCTAATACCCAACAGAAGAAAGATAAGGTGCTCACTGACCATAAACAGGTACAGGAAGAGTTGAATCAAACTGTTGACCGCTTCAGAGCTGAGCAAGCTAATCTGGAACAATTTAAGCAGTCCTATCAGAAAAAAGAAACAACCTTGTATCAAGCATACCAATTCTTGCAGCAAACACGTGCTCGAAAAGAAATGCTAGAAACCATGCAGGGAGATTTTACAGGATTCTTTCAAGGTGTTAAAGAAATTCTGAAAGCAAGGGATGAGAATAGGCTTACTGGAATTAAAGGGGCTGTTGCAGAACTCATCCAAGTAAATCAGGATGTGGAGACAGCAATTGAAATTGCCCTTGGCAGTGCGACACAGCATATCGTTGTGGACAATGAGCAAAATGCGCGAACATCCATCCAATACCTGAAAACGAACGGTTTTGGCCGTGCGACGTTCCTGCCAATGACGGTTATGAAACCTAGGACATTATCAGACTATCAAGTGAATCAGATTAGTCAACATGAAGCTTTTGTAGGATTAGCTGCTTCGCTTGTGGAGTACGACAAAGCCTATGAAAATATCGTCAATAACCTCTTGGGGAACATTGTCATCGCTAAAGACCTAAAAGGAGCCAATGCGTTGGCAGGCATCCTTCAGCACCGTTACCGGATCGTGACATTAGAAGGGGATGTGGTAAATCCCGGTGGATCTATGACAGGCGGAGCCGTTAAACAAAAATCGAATTCCCTTTTAAGTAGAGGTCGTGAACTTGATTCTATTTCAGCTAAACTAGAAGAGATGGAGAATAAAACGGCCCTGCTTGAAGATCAGGTCAAGACACTTAAGAAGAAAATAGAAGAGAAAGAGTCTCAAGTTATAGAACTAAAGGGAACTGGCGAGGAACTAAGATATAAAGAACAGCAGGTTGCAAGCTTACTTCGGGAAGTGGAACTAGAAGAGAAAAACGTCAATGAACATTTAAGTTTATATGACTATGAAAAGCAACAGCTCACCATATCCATGAAGGATGCCCTCAACAAAAAAGCAAAACTAGATGTTGATTTGAAAACGGTTGGAATGCAGATTGCTGCTCTAGACAAAGAGATTGCCGAGCTAAACTCCTTAAGGTTGGAGCAACATGCAAACAAAGAAAACGTACAAAACGAGCTGACACAATTAAAAGTTGATTATGCGGGTAAAAAAGAAAAGCTTACTAATCAATCAGAAAAAGTGGATACTATTGAAACAGACCTTAAACAAGCCACAGAAAGATTGACTGACATTAAAGAAGATCTTTCTCTACTACAAAGTGAAATGAATGATAATTCCTCAGGTGAACAAAAACTGGAAGTGGCTGCGGCTGAAAAGTTACAAGACAAAAATACCACTATGAAGCTTATAGCGGAACGTCGTGCAGAAAGGCTTTCTTACCACGAAAAGGTGGAACAAGAAGAGCTTGAATTGAAAGATTTAAAAAGGCAGTATAAACAGCTTACTGAAGTTTTGAAGGCGGAAGAAGTGAAAATGAACCGTCTGGATGTGGAATTAGATAATAGACTTCACCATTTAAGGGAAGAGTATATGCTGTCCTTTGAAGCGGCAAAAGCAGATTATCCACTTGAGATGGAGTTAGAAGAAGCGCGTAAAAAGTTAAAACTGATCAAGCTTGCCATCGAGGAGCTTGGCACAGTCAATATCGCGGCAATAGAGGAATATGATCGAGTAAGCGAGCGATATACATTCCTTAAGGTACAAAAGGACGATCTTCAAGAAGCAAAAGACACCTTATTCCAGGTTATCGGTGAGATGGATGAGGAAATGAAAAAACGCTTTGAGACGACCTTCACCAATATCCGTGCGCATTTCCACGATGTGTTCCGCTCTTTATTTGGAGGAGGAAGGGCAGATCTTGTGCTAACTGATCCGTCAGACATGCTGAATACGGGCGTAGATATTGTGGCACAACCGCCTGGTAAAAAACTGCAGAATCTTGGTCTCTTGTCAGGGGGAGAAAGAGCGTTAACGGCAATTGCTTTGTTATTCTCAATACTAAAAGTAAGACCTGTGCCGTTCTGCATCCTTGATGAAGTGGAAGCGGCGCTTGATGAAGCCAACGTACACCGCTTTGCCCAATACTTAAAGCAGTTCAGTGAAGAAACACAGTTCATCGTCATCACCCACCGCAAAGGAACGATGGTATTCAGTGATGTTCTTTACGGAGTAACGATGCAAGAATCCGGTGTCTCTAAATTGGTCTCTGTCCGGTTAGAAGAATCCAAAGAACTTGTTAAATAG
- the rnc gene encoding ribonuclease III, whose protein sequence is MTRSKSRINEMKNEATIKNFVMLQEKLGVKFHNEKLLYQAFTHSSYVNEHRRKPYEDNERLEFLGDAVLELTISQFLYKKYPMMSEGQLTKLRASIVCEPSLVSFANDLSFGQYVLLGKGEEITGGRARPALLADVFEAFIGALYLDLGLETVFQFLEKYVYPKINEGAFSHVMDFKSQLQEMIQRNALGIIEYEVLEEKGPAHNREFVSKVSLNKEEMGIGVGRSKKEAEQHAAQFALQKLKKVRK, encoded by the coding sequence ATGACCAGAAGCAAAAGTAGAATAAATGAAATGAAAAACGAAGCAACAATAAAGAATTTTGTTATGCTTCAAGAAAAATTAGGAGTTAAGTTTCATAATGAGAAACTTTTATATCAAGCTTTCACCCATTCATCCTATGTGAATGAGCATCGCAGAAAGCCTTACGAGGACAATGAGCGTTTGGAATTTTTGGGTGACGCTGTTTTAGAGTTGACCATCTCACAATTTTTATATAAAAAATATCCAATGATGAGTGAAGGTCAATTAACAAAACTAAGAGCGTCTATTGTATGTGAACCTTCTTTGGTTTCATTCGCCAATGATCTTTCGTTCGGACAATATGTACTGCTTGGTAAAGGAGAAGAAATAACAGGTGGAAGAGCGAGACCAGCACTGCTTGCCGATGTATTTGAGGCATTTATCGGCGCCTTGTATCTGGATCTTGGCCTAGAGACTGTTTTTCAATTCCTTGAAAAGTATGTGTATCCTAAGATTAATGAAGGTGCTTTTTCTCATGTGATGGATTTTAAAAGTCAACTGCAAGAGATGATACAACGAAATGCACTTGGAATAATTGAGTATGAAGTACTAGAAGAAAAAGGCCCGGCCCACAACCGTGAATTTGTGTCTAAGGTCTCCTTGAACAAAGAAGAGATGGGGATTGGAGTCGGAAGGTCTAAAAAAGAAGCAGAACAACATGCCGCTCAATTTGCTCTCCAGAAATTAAAAAAAGTCAGAAAATGA
- the fabD gene encoding ACP S-malonyltransferase, with translation MGKVAFVFPGQGSQIVGMAQELATEYKEVQTVIDQADEKLGYKLSSLMFEGPQEELTLTYNAQPALLTSSIAILQLLKQSGIKADYTAGHSLGEYSALVAADAISFEDAVYTVHMRGKYMEEAVPAGVGSMAAVLGLDEGLLKEACEEASVEAGPVQLANLNCPGQIVISGSAKGVSLASDKAKEKGAKRVIPLVVSGPFHSSLMKPAASKLEDTLTSISIDDSKIPVIANVDAKEMTSASEIPVKLVEQLYSPVRWEQSVEKLIELGVDTFIEVGPGKVLSGLIKKVNRRATTIPVYDKETLQKAINHFKGEGSTNA, from the coding sequence ATGGGAAAGGTTGCATTTGTTTTTCCAGGACAAGGTTCACAGATTGTTGGCATGGCCCAAGAATTAGCCACTGAATATAAAGAAGTTCAAACGGTGATTGATCAGGCAGACGAGAAATTAGGTTACAAACTCTCATCCTTAATGTTTGAAGGGCCTCAAGAAGAACTTACGCTGACCTATAATGCCCAACCTGCTCTTCTTACGTCAAGCATTGCAATCCTGCAACTGCTTAAACAATCAGGGATCAAAGCCGATTATACAGCAGGACATAGCCTTGGTGAATACTCTGCTCTTGTAGCGGCAGACGCCATCAGCTTTGAAGATGCTGTCTATACTGTGCATATGCGCGGAAAGTACATGGAAGAAGCAGTTCCAGCTGGTGTTGGTTCCATGGCGGCCGTACTTGGTCTTGACGAAGGTTTATTGAAAGAGGCTTGTGAGGAGGCATCCGTGGAAGCCGGACCTGTTCAACTTGCAAACTTAAATTGTCCAGGTCAGATTGTTATTTCCGGGTCCGCAAAAGGTGTGTCGCTGGCTTCTGATAAGGCGAAGGAAAAAGGGGCCAAAAGAGTGATTCCTCTTGTAGTCAGCGGACCTTTTCATTCCAGTTTGATGAAACCTGCAGCATCTAAGCTTGAAGATACTTTGACCTCCATTTCTATTGATGACTCTAAGATTCCTGTCATTGCAAATGTGGATGCGAAAGAAATGACAAGCGCTTCTGAAATTCCAGTAAAGCTAGTCGAGCAGCTCTACTCTCCTGTACGTTGGGAGCAATCTGTTGAAAAGCTGATCGAACTTGGCGTTGATACGTTTATTGAAGTTGGTCCAGGTAAAGTGTTATCAGGTCTTATTAAAAAAGTGAATCGCAGAGCAACAACGATTCCGGTATACGATAAGGAAACACTGCAAAAAGCGATCAATCACTTTAAAGGGGAGGGCTCTACAAATGCTTAA
- the ftsY gene encoding signal recognition particle-docking protein FtsY, translating to MSFFKKLKEKLTTQTDSVTEKFREGLTKTRDSFSGKVNDLVARYRKVDEDFFEELEEILIGADVGVNTVMELIDELRMEVKRRNIQDPREVQSVISEKLVEIYQAGDDVSPTINFQQDGLTVVLVVGVNGVGKTTSIGKIAKKLKQEGKSVLLAAGDTFRAGAIDQLEVWGERVGVDVIKQSEGSDPAAVMYDALQAAKARKVDVLLCDTAGRLQNKVNLMKELEKVKRVIEREVPGAPHEVLLVLDATTGQNALSQAKIFSEATNVTGIVLTKLDGTAKGGIVLAIRNEMKIPVKFVGLGEKAEDLQEFNAEQYVYGLFADMMEKEEAQES from the coding sequence ATGAGTTTCTTTAAAAAGTTGAAAGAAAAGCTTACCACCCAAACAGATTCCGTAACGGAAAAATTCAGAGAAGGATTAACGAAAACTCGTGATTCCTTCTCTGGTAAAGTAAATGACCTTGTCGCTCGTTATCGCAAAGTCGATGAAGATTTCTTCGAAGAATTGGAGGAAATCTTAATCGGAGCGGATGTTGGCGTTAACACCGTGATGGAATTGATTGATGAGCTTAGAATGGAAGTGAAACGACGCAACATTCAAGATCCCCGCGAGGTTCAAAGTGTCATTTCTGAAAAGTTGGTGGAGATCTATCAAGCCGGAGATGACGTGTCTCCGACCATCAACTTTCAACAAGACGGCTTAACGGTTGTTCTGGTTGTAGGGGTAAACGGAGTAGGGAAAACTACGTCTATAGGAAAGATTGCTAAGAAACTGAAGCAAGAGGGGAAAAGTGTTCTTCTTGCAGCGGGAGATACATTCCGTGCCGGCGCTATCGACCAGCTTGAAGTATGGGGCGAACGTGTTGGAGTGGATGTGATCAAGCAATCAGAGGGCTCAGATCCTGCAGCTGTTATGTATGATGCCCTCCAAGCCGCTAAAGCTCGTAAAGTTGACGTACTTCTTTGTGATACAGCAGGTCGACTTCAAAACAAGGTCAATTTAATGAAGGAACTGGAAAAGGTGAAGCGTGTCATTGAGCGCGAGGTTCCGGGTGCACCGCATGAAGTTCTGCTAGTTCTGGATGCAACGACTGGCCAGAATGCATTAAGCCAGGCGAAGATCTTTTCTGAAGCAACGAATGTTACGGGAATCGTTTTGACGAAGCTTGACGGTACCGCAAAGGGCGGAATCGTTCTTGCTATCCGAAATGAAATGAAAATTCCGGTCAAGTTTGTCGGTTTAGGGGAAAAAGCAGAAGACTTGCAGGAGTTCAATGCAGAGCAATATGTGTACGGATTATTTGCAGATATGATGGAAAAAGAAGAAGCACAAGAAAGCTAA
- the acpP gene encoding acyl carrier protein, with amino-acid sequence MADVLERVTKIIVDRLGVDESEVNLDSKFKDDLGADSLDVVELVMELEDEFDMEISDDEAENITTVADAVNYIKANA; translated from the coding sequence ATGGCAGATGTATTAGAGCGTGTAACAAAGATCATTGTTGATCGTTTAGGTGTAGATGAGTCCGAGGTGAACCTTGACTCCAAATTCAAAGACGATTTGGGTGCTGACTCTCTTGATGTAGTTGAACTAGTAATGGAGCTTGAAGACGAGTTTGATATGGAAATTTCAGACGATGAAGCAGAAAACATTACAACAGTTGCCGATGCGGTAAACTACATAAAAGCAAACGCTTAA
- the fabG gene encoding 3-oxoacyl-[acyl-carrier-protein] reductase, with the protein MLKGKTAVVTGASRGIGRAVALELAEQGANVVVNYSGSEAKAYEVVEAIKEMGSEAIAVRCNVGNMEDVQAMMKEALTQFGTIDILVNNAGITRDNLLMRMKEDEWDDVININLKGVFNATKAVTRQMMKQRSGRIINIASIVGVMGNAGQANYVAAKAGVIGLTKSTARELASRHITVNAIAPGFITTDMTDKLTEEVKAEMLKQIPLARFGEAKDIASVVSFLASEKSAYITGQTLHVDGGMVM; encoded by the coding sequence ATGCTTAAAGGAAAAACAGCCGTTGTTACGGGGGCGTCGCGCGGAATTGGGCGTGCCGTTGCACTTGAACTAGCAGAACAAGGTGCAAATGTAGTGGTAAACTATTCAGGAAGCGAAGCAAAAGCCTATGAAGTAGTGGAAGCTATTAAAGAAATGGGTAGCGAGGCTATCGCTGTACGTTGTAATGTCGGGAACATGGAAGACGTTCAAGCAATGATGAAAGAAGCGCTCACTCAGTTCGGTACTATTGACATCCTTGTCAATAATGCCGGTATCACCCGTGATAACCTTCTAATGCGAATGAAGGAAGACGAGTGGGATGATGTGATCAATATCAATCTAAAAGGTGTATTTAATGCGACAAAAGCAGTAACACGCCAAATGATGAAACAACGATCCGGACGAATCATCAATATTGCGTCCATTGTTGGGGTAATGGGGAATGCAGGTCAAGCAAACTATGTAGCGGCAAAAGCCGGTGTGATTGGTCTTACTAAATCAACGGCACGCGAGTTAGCTTCTCGCCATATCACCGTAAACGCAATCGCACCTGGATTCATCACAACGGATATGACGGATAAACTAACAGAAGAAGTGAAGGCGGAAATGCTCAAGCAAATCCCTCTAGCTAGATTTGGAGAAGCAAAAGACATCGCCTCTGTCGTATCTTTCCTAGCATCTGAAAAAAGTGCCTACATCACCGGCCAAACCCTCCACGTAGACGGAGGAATGGTGATGTAA
- the plsX gene encoding phosphate acyltransferase PlsX → MRIAIDAMGGDHAPKSIVEGVMKAVEKYNDVTFTLVGDENKIRPYLTNEKQITILHTDEVISGDEEPVRAVRRKKNASMVLMAKEVKEARADACISAGNTGALMTAGLLIVGRIKGIERPALSPTLPTGDGKGFVMMDVGANADAKPEHLFQYALMGSIYAEKVRGIKAPRVGLLNVGTEDKKGNELTKAAFEYIKESNAVHFVGNVEARDLLNGVADVVVTDGFTGNITLKAIEGTALSVFDMLKEALTSDLKSKLAAAVLKPKLKTIKNKMDYSEYGGAALFGLKAPVVKAHGSSDDNAVFNAIRQTREMLQKEMVGTIANTIEKMEFVTTQENGGE, encoded by the coding sequence ATGAGAATTGCCATTGATGCAATGGGTGGCGATCATGCACCAAAGTCTATTGTAGAAGGTGTCATGAAAGCTGTTGAGAAATATAATGATGTTACGTTTACCCTTGTTGGGGATGAAAATAAAATACGACCATACTTAACAAATGAAAAACAAATAACGATTTTACATACAGATGAGGTTATATCAGGAGATGAGGAGCCGGTACGGGCTGTACGCCGTAAAAAGAACGCCTCAATGGTCTTGATGGCCAAAGAAGTGAAAGAAGCACGAGCAGATGCCTGCATTTCAGCAGGGAACACAGGTGCCTTGATGACAGCAGGACTATTGATTGTTGGCCGCATTAAAGGGATTGAACGACCTGCGTTATCACCGACTTTACCAACCGGCGACGGTAAAGGATTTGTCATGATGGATGTAGGTGCCAATGCAGATGCGAAACCAGAACATCTATTTCAATATGCCTTGATGGGATCCATCTATGCAGAAAAAGTTCGTGGTATAAAAGCTCCTCGTGTAGGATTATTGAACGTGGGAACAGAAGATAAAAAAGGAAATGAACTGACTAAAGCTGCTTTTGAATATATCAAAGAATCCAATGCAGTTCACTTTGTCGGAAATGTAGAGGCAAGGGACCTTTTAAATGGTGTAGCAGATGTTGTGGTGACAGACGGATTTACCGGAAATATCACGTTAAAAGCAATTGAAGGAACAGCTCTTTCTGTCTTTGACATGCTAAAAGAGGCGCTGACAAGTGACTTGAAAAGCAAGCTTGCAGCTGCCGTGTTGAAACCAAAACTAAAAACAATAAAAAACAAAATGGATTACTCTGAATACGGCGGAGCGGCTTTATTTGGACTAAAGGCGCCAGTTGTTAAGGCTCATGGTTCTTCAGATGACAATGCAGTGTTCAATGCCATCCGTCAAACACGCGAAATGCTTCAGAAAGAAATGGTTGGTACCATTGCGAACACTATCGAGAAAATGGAGTTTGTGACTACACAAGAGAACGGAGGAGAATAA
- the ffh gene encoding signal recognition particle protein, with product MAFEGLADRLQNTIQKIRGKGKVSEQDVKEMMREVRLALLEADVNFKVVKDFVKRVNERAVGQEVMKSLTPGQQVIKVVKEELTALMGGEQSKIAVSSRPPTVIMMVGLQGAGKTTTTGKLANLLRKKHNRKPLLVAADIYRPAAIKQLETLGKQLSMPVFSLGDQVSPVEIAKQAIQKAKDEHHDYVLIDTAGRLHVDENLMDELKQVKEISNPDEIFLVVDAMTGQDAVNVAQSFNEQLGLTGVVLTKLDGDTRGGAALSVKAVTNTPIKYIGMGEKLDAIEPFHPERMASRILGMGDVLTLIEKAQSNVDEEKAKELEQKLRTMNFTFDDFLEQLGQVRNMGPLDEILGMIPGANKMKGLKNVQVDEKQIGHVEAVIQSMTKAEKDNPDLINASRKKRIAKGSGRPIQEVNRLLKQFEEMKKMMKQMTSMQKGKGKKGGFKFPFM from the coding sequence ATGGCATTTGAAGGTTTAGCCGACCGTTTGCAAAATACGATACAGAAGATCCGCGGAAAAGGTAAGGTAAGCGAACAAGACGTTAAAGAAATGATGCGTGAAGTTCGACTGGCATTGCTTGAAGCGGATGTTAACTTCAAAGTAGTGAAAGACTTTGTAAAACGCGTGAATGAACGTGCAGTTGGACAAGAAGTCATGAAAAGTCTTACACCCGGTCAGCAAGTAATTAAAGTGGTAAAAGAAGAACTCACCGCGCTTATGGGCGGAGAGCAAAGTAAAATAGCTGTAAGCAGCCGACCGCCAACTGTCATTATGATGGTAGGTCTACAAGGTGCTGGTAAAACGACGACAACAGGAAAGCTTGCAAACTTATTGCGCAAAAAGCACAATAGGAAGCCGCTTTTAGTTGCGGCGGATATTTACCGACCGGCAGCGATTAAACAGCTTGAAACACTTGGAAAACAACTCAGCATGCCTGTATTCTCTTTAGGAGATCAGGTAAGTCCCGTTGAAATCGCAAAGCAAGCCATCCAAAAAGCGAAAGATGAGCACCATGATTATGTGCTGATCGATACTGCCGGACGTTTGCATGTGGATGAAAACTTAATGGACGAGTTAAAACAGGTAAAAGAAATCTCCAACCCGGATGAAATCTTCCTTGTTGTCGATGCAATGACAGGACAAGATGCTGTAAATGTAGCGCAAAGCTTCAATGAACAGCTTGGCTTGACTGGCGTTGTCTTAACAAAGCTTGATGGAGATACACGAGGTGGAGCTGCATTATCCGTTAAGGCGGTAACCAATACCCCAATCAAGTATATTGGTATGGGTGAAAAATTGGATGCCATCGAGCCTTTCCATCCTGAACGTATGGCCTCTCGTATTTTAGGTATGGGAGATGTGCTGACTCTTATCGAGAAAGCACAATCGAATGTAGATGAAGAGAAAGCCAAGGAGCTTGAACAGAAACTGCGTACGATGAACTTTACGTTTGATGATTTTCTGGAACAGCTTGGCCAAGTAAGAAACATGGGCCCACTTGATGAAATACTGGGAATGATTCCTGGAGCCAACAAGATGAAAGGCTTAAAAAATGTCCAGGTGGATGAAAAGCAGATTGGTCACGTGGAGGCAGTTATCCAATCCATGACCAAAGCGGAGAAAGATAATCCAGATCTAATCAACGCTAGCCGCAAAAAGCGGATAGCAAAAGGTAGCGGACGACCTATTCAGGAAGTTAACCGTCTACTCAAACAATTTGAAGAGATGAAAAAAATGATGAAACAGATGACAAGCATGCAAAAAGGAAAAGGTAAAAAAGGCGGCTTCAAATTCCCTTTCATGTAA